A stretch of Patagioenas fasciata isolate bPatFas1 chromosome 4, bPatFas1.hap1, whole genome shotgun sequence DNA encodes these proteins:
- the ANXA5 gene encoding annexin A5 — protein sequence MAKNTRGTVTAFSPFDARADAEALRKAMKGMGTDEETVMKILTSRNNAQRQEIASAFKTLFGRDLVDDLKSELTGKFETLMVSLMRPAYIFDAHALKHAIKGAGTNEKVLTEILASRTPAEVRQIKQVYLQEYEANLEDKITGETSGHFQRLLVVLLQANRDPDGRVDDGLVEQDAQVLFRAGELKWGTDEEKFITILGTRSVSHLRRVFDKYMTISGFQIEETIDRETSGDLEKLLLAVVKCIRSVPAYFAETLYYSMKGAGTDDDTLIRVMVSRSEIDLLDIRQELRKNFAKSLHQMIQKDTSGDYRKALLLLCGGDDV from the exons ATGGCGAAG aaCACCAGAGGCACCGTGACAGCCTTCTCTCCTTTTGATGCCAGAGCTGATGCAGAAGCCCTTCGCAAGGCCATGAAGGGAATGG GGACTGACGAAGAAACCGTAATGAAGATCCTTACCAGCAGAAACAATGCTCAGCGTCAAGAAATTGCATCTGCCTTTAAAACCTTATTTGGCAGG GATCTTGTAGATGACCTAAAATCAGAACTTACTGGCAAATTTGAAACATTGATGGTATCTTTGATGAGACCAGCATATATTTTTGATGCTCATGCACTGAAGCATGCCATCAAG ggagcaggaaCCAATGAGAAAGTGTTGACTGAAATTCTTGCCTCCAGAACACCCGCAGAAGTGCGGCAGATTAAACAGGTTTATCTGCAAG AATATGAGGCCAACTTGGAGGATAAGATAACAGGAGAAACATCAGGCCATTTTCAGAGACTGCTGGTGGTCCTGCTGCAG gCAAATAGAGATCCTGATGGCAGAGTTGATGACGGTCTTGTTGAGCAGGATGCTCAG GTTTTGTTTAGAGCTGGGGAACTGAAATGGGGAACAGATGAAGAAAAGTTCATCACCATCTTGGGAACCCGAAGCGTTTCCCATTTAAGGAGGG TGTTTGACAAATACATGACTATTTCTGGCTTTCAAATTGAAGAGACCATTGACCGTGAAACGTCTGGTGATTTGGAGAAGCTGCTTTTGGCAGTTG TGAAATGCATCCGAAGCGTGCCTGCCTATTTTGCCGAGACTCTGTATTATTCCATGAAG GGGGCTGGCACTGATGATGATACTCTGATCAGAGTCATGGTTTCTAGAAGTGAAATTGATCTGCTGGATATTAGACAAGAACTCAGAAAGAATTTTGCAAAATCGTTGCACCAAATGATTCAG AAAGATACATCTGGGGACTACAGGAAAGCACTGCTGCTCctctgtggtggagatgatgtGTAA